The following is a genomic window from Gadus morhua chromosome 23, gadMor3.0, whole genome shotgun sequence.
GATCCGCAACACCTACGTAAGGCCACTCGTCTTAATAACGGAGAGAGGTTTTACTTCTGGGCACAAGTGCACAAGGACACAAGTTCTCCTTCAGCCCCTCGCAACGCATTCATACAAACCAAGCCCACTGCAGcgtattgtttttattatcgGGTCGTGCAAGACACCATACTCTGGGTTTCGGCTGGATATTCCTGCATCTGTTTGGACAATCCAATGGCATCACAGTCTGTTTGAATCATTGGTGTAGTCAAACAGACTACACTATTGTGCAGTCTGTTGCACAAACGGTTTGTGCAACACTGAAATATGAATCGGAAGACCGGAGGGTCTGTCCCGTCTATTGAATCAAACCCAACTGTGCCCAAAATAAACTCCATTTGTGGCCTCACAGCCGTTTGAGAAGGGCTGATGTCTGGGAGGAGGGCCGTCTTAAGAGGGGCGGGGGTTGGGTTTGATCAGCGCTGTGTTGTCCTGATTGGTTGGGTCTCCTCTCCGCGGTCTTCCCTGTGTTTAATGAGCGGTCTCTAAAATAGACGATGATTAGAGGAAGAGGCCGACCTTTGTTCCGTCATATTGTTATCAGTCCGTCCTTATCCCTATTGTCTAAGCTGACGAGGCccagcgagagcgagagggaggttggagtcttatctgtctctctgtcctgcaGGCGGTGCTGTTTGACATCATTAACAAGAACTACGACAAGATCATGAAGCCCAAGGGGGCGTCCAAGGCCCTCATCTACTGAGGCTCTCATCTACTGAGGCCTTCCCTCTGCTGAAGACACAAACACGAGCTGGTTGTATTCCTCTGGATACATTCAGTGTTCAGTGTCATTTAGTAACAGTGAAACAGCACTCTCATTCTATCACTTACATTTTCAGTTCAGCCTTCTCTGTGGCTATATCCTTTCTTTTGGATCTTCAAATTACTCAATAAAACTGCCTTAAAGCGTTTGCTTTTTGTGTTTCTCAAAAGGTCACTTCTCAATTTTTGTTCTTACCAATAATGACTTTAAAATGAGCTTGTGAGTATGCAGAAAGTTTATGTACCAGTAAATATACATCACGGAGTAGGTCATGGAAAATAACTGAACATAGTCGTCACGTCTCTACTCCACAACACACACGAAAATCTGATACTTAACTGGAGCAGACATTTTCAAAAAGGTTTTTTACTGTTAAAAAGATATTCCATCAAAACATGAGTTTCAAGCACCGGATGAAGGAGAACTCTGCCTCTCCAGCGATAACAAATATATTATCAAATATATTAGAACTACTTGTGGCTGAACCTTCCAGGAAAACGGGTGTGAAGAAAAGTAGTATCTGCATCTCAAGCCTTCTCAAAGAGGTATTTCTTAAGTGGACTACGTAGGTCCAAGCACCAGCAGATCAAAACAAGAAACGGAACATGGCAGGCAGAGCTTCTACTGGTATCCAGTGCGTGTTGACACACGTCACACAAGTAAAACCACCGTTGTGTCTGCCGTTCTCCAGCTGCTCCTGCACCTGCTCCGGGTAGGAGGCCTCAGTCTGAGTATGGATGGCCTTTCTCATGTCAGAAGTTATTGGTTTCTCAAAACACTATTAGTGTACATAATCATAAACTAGAAATCTATCTGCCTGACTTATGTTTATCAGTCCAGTCCAACTCCTGGCGGACCGGGACAGAACCAGCTGGGCTTTAGGCGATACCAACCCTGGTAaagccccctccaccccagatAGGCTATAGCGCCTCCTAGCTGCTGGGCAGGGAACTGCGGGAAGTATGCAAGCAgacacagcagcagaaacagccAGAGAGtcaacaggaacacacagagcaggaagaggaTCCTGAGtggagctccggcggggggtCCCGTCGGGGCCTCCGCCCTGAGGACATGGGGGCCAAACGCggccatctcctccaccagcagcaggcAGCACAGGCAGAGCGTGAGGGTGTCCTGGGACACTTCGTAGCCGCGCCACACCTGGCCCGCTCGGAGGCAGGACGCCTTGCTCTGGgcctcctgcagcagcagcaggggctgTCCGGCGAGGTCGCTccccccgcccgccgccgccgccgccacgggcTGGAAGCAGGTCCCGGCGGCGTCCTCCAGGAGGCACACCAGACGCCCGGTGCCCCACCAGAGCAGCCCGGTGAGGGCGAGACGCGCTAGGTGGCGCAGCGACAGCAGGGCGGAGCGCCGTGCCGAGTAGGAGAGGAGGACGACGAAGGAGCCGGCCACGCAGAAGGTCCATCCCCACGCCGACACCAGGAACTTCCTGCCGGACAGGTCAGAGGTCGTTCATGTCAATAGCGGCCTGACTCGACACATAAAATGTCGGGGCATTTACACCCTGTTGCCATTGTCCACAACACACAATATTGTCCACGACAGTGGTTAGTTTATATAATAGCATTAAGTAGACAGGACAAGGTGTACTTGCATGTCCTGGGTTGTCGTTACCCTATTACACATCTGAATTCATCCTAATTGCATGTTTGGGTCTAGATACACTTAATTGGACACGTTTACAAAGTAGTGGTAAACAATAGCGTGGACTTTCCATAAGGAAAACCTTATTTTGACCACGGTCCTCACCTGTAGAGGAAGTGGTTCCTGTTGGCGAAGATGCTGTAGCTGGACGTCCAGAGGCTCAGCAGCGGGCCGAACAGAACCAGCGCGTTGAGCGGCAGGTGGAAGTGACCCGCCGGGCCGCTGCCCACCACCGCGGCCAGGAGGTTGGTGAAGAGCACCAGGCCGGCATTCAGTATCCTCCCCAGGAACCTAGCAGGCAGCGCCACTTCCGAGGCCACTTTGTACAATTTACCCAAGTTGACGTCCGGCCAGGAGCCATCATTTGATGAAGAAACGGCCTTCATCTCGAGTGGGACCTTGTTGTTGAGCTTCTACGGTGGGGGAGGATTTCTCCGTGTGGACTAGTGGGTGACTGCCCAGACCCCGTCTGTTCCTGTTGAATCACCCTGGCACCCTGACCCACGGCACATGCTGGGTAAAAATAACCCCCGTCTCTCCACAGCCCCCCTATAAATAGCCCTCTCATTCCTTAGAGGAAGCTTTAGTTCAGAAGTATGTCCATGTATCAAAGCCAGAGGATCAGTGACACATACATGTATTACAGCCAGCCCAAGGATCTGTAACACATACATGTATTACAGCCCAAGGATCTGTAACGCATACATGTATTACATGATCTGTAACAGAATACCTGTATTACAGTCAATGGTTCAGTAGTGCATATAGAAAGTAACATGCGGGATGTAATGTAAGACaagataaatattatatatgctACACATAAATATAGCCAGAGTTTTTTTATTCAAAGTCTTGAGCTTTATGAAAGGATAACAATTAAGAATAATTCAGATAATAATTTGCACCTGTTGGTGCAGTAAAGCATTCCTCTCCCTCACCGACGAGCATTAACATGACGTGAACCTGCCAGTTAACAACTACTGAAGTTAATCAGAATGAGTCTGGGAACTTTTGAGGTCTTGCTTTGAATCTAAGGGTAAGAAATGTGtttccttcaccacctccatgTCCGTCGAGGGGACTTCATGTGCGGCAATCGAATATAAACAATGTGTCGAGAATTAAATAATAGTTTTTTGCCTTGGGTTGCTGTCAGTTGTTTTAATTACCCAATCACTGGTCATGCCACCATTATTCtattctgctgtgtgtgtgtgtgtgtgtgtgtgtgtgtgtgtgtgtgtgtgtgtgtgtgtgtgtgtgtgtgtgtgtgtgtgtgtgtgtgtgtgtgtgtgtataaatatataaatacacacgaGGGTCGGGCCATTAAGGTGTTGTCAGTAACTTAATCAGAAGGTGTCAGACCAGCCGTTGCCTGGAGACAGCGTGACCTGGACTGGTGAGTTACTGGGAGCGGCCCAGTCCGTTTGAGCAGCACTAGGAGAGACAGTGGACCTATGAGGGAGCCGACGTCATGGCCCACCTGGACGTGTGTGATGTCATCGCTGAGGTCGGACTCGAGGTCGGAACGCTGCAGTCTCCTTGTACCACGTTACCGCGGTGACCAACATTTATTATTAAGATTGTTAATACTGCTCCCAAAAATCAGCACCAAACAATACCATCTAACTACGTCTAACTTCCACACTAAAATATCTTACATTATTTCAACAGAATCATCGTCGTCGTCGCTCCGCGAGATTTTCAACTTTCGAAAAATGACTTCACATTAAATGTCCACCTAACGATAACAAGGAGAGTCGGTTATTAATGTTTTAAAACCATAAACCAGCAAAAAGGACTGTGATTAAGAAAAGCTTATTCCACTATTCATCAAGGCTCTAGCATCGAGAACGCACTGAGGTTCAGGACTTGACACCAAATTAGAACGCTTTGGCCTGTTTCACCATCACAGGGAGCAGCAGACCTTCAGAAAAGTTGCCCCGCCCCCTTGGGTCAaacgaggaggtgggggggtcccTAAGAGGCATAACGCATAACACCCCCTTCTTAACCCCACACCTCACATCATGCTTTGAGATCCTCCAGAAGAACTCACGAACCAGCATGGGAACGAAAACATAAAaagtctctgtgtgcgtgtgagctcagtgtctctccctctgttcagCCCACTTCCCTTCTGGggccggctccgcctcctctgatgaggctcctcctggctcctcctcctcctggccccttcggctcctcctcttcctcctggctcctcctcctggccccttcggctcctcctcttcctcctcctggccctttctcctcctcctcctcctggctcctcctcctactcctggctcctcctcccccgacccctgacccctgaccctgggTCTGGTCACTCCTGGTCGCGGTGCTCCTCTATGGGGTGGGTCTGCCTGTGCTCCCACATGCGGACGGCTCCGTCCCACTGGAACACCACATGAAGAGGAGTGAGACGTGGGAGTGAGACACAGGGAATATGGAGCAGAGTGAGACGTGGGAGTGAGACACAGGGAACATGGAGCAGAGTGAGACGTGGGTGTGAGACACAGGGAATATGGAGCAGAGTGAGACATGGGAGTGAGACACAGGGAACATGGAGCAGAGTGAGACGTGGGAGTGAGACACAGGGAACATGGAGCAGAGTGAGACGTGGGAGTGAGACACAGGGAACATTGAGCAGAGTGAGACGTGggagtgagacacagagaacatggagcagagagagacccGGGGGGACAAGGAAAGGAGTGAGACACGGCGATCTCTTCCTCGTTAATTAAGAGTCTATTCTTGTCCTCTGGGAGGCAATGGTTAGcttggctccgcccgcctatgtacttccgctcaattttcatttcccttcagtactacgtctcTGTCTGATATCGGGTATTCGCGGGTTTTCTGAACTGTATACATCCCACTGTAATTGTTTTAGCTGATTTCATTCTCCTTTAGCATTTCATCCTATTTTATTCTTGctctttttgtattttctatgctttatagatatatttttatCGTAATTGTTACACGTTATCCTTGTAATTGTGTTGGTTGTGTATGCTCGTCGCCACTCTAAATGAGGGGAACCTCAGTGTCTCTAGTGAAAGTAAAGGTTATTGTACTGCGTCGGTCAGCCGGGGGTCTACTCACAGAGCTGCTCACGATGCTGTCCTGGTATGGGTGCCAGCTCACATCCCTCACACACGCGTCGTGGCCACAGAGCCGGGTCACCACAGCCCCGGTCAGCACGtcgtacactacacacacacacacacacacacacacacacacacacacacacacacacacacacacacacacacacacacacacacacacacacacacacacacacacacacacacacacacacacacaaacaataatgtCCACATGAAGACCAaaaggtagaggaggtggatggaggaggaggtggggctggagATTGGAGGCAAAGGTAGATGTGGAGGGTGAaggtagaggtggagggtggaggtagaggaggtgaaGGTAGAGGTGGTGAaggtagaggtggagggtggaggtagaggaggtgaaggtagaggtggagggtggagggagaggaggtgaaggtagaggtggagggtggagggagaggtgaagggtggaggaagaggaggtgggtagaggtggagggtggaggtagaggaggtgaaggtagaggtggagggtggagctagaggatgaggtggagggctgaggtagaggaggtgggtggaggtggagggtggaggtagaggaggtgaaggtggaggtggagggtggagggagaggaggtgaaggtggaggtggagggtggaggtagaggaggtgaaggtggaggtgcgGCCCACCTATGATCTTGCCGGTGGAGCAGCCTGTGTAGATGTAGCGTTGGCCGGTGGTGAACTCCGGGGAGAAGCGGCAGCGGATCAGCGTGTGCAGTACGCCGTGACCGCGGTACGTCATCACCGAGGTGTCGCCCATCAGCTTGTGTCTCTTCAGCGCTACAGGAGGAGAGACAAGCAAACCATCACTGGTTACCATCAAACCACCACTGGTTACCTTCAAACTATAACTGGTTACCTTCAAACTATCACTTGTTACCTTCAAACTATCACTGGTTACCTTCAAACTATCACTGGTTACCTTCAAACTATCACTTGTTACCTTCAAACTATCACTGGTTACCTTCAAACTATCACTGGTTACCTTCAAACTATCACTGGTTACCTTCAAACTATCACTGGTTACCTTCAAACTATCACTGGTTACCTTCAAACTATCACTGGTTACCTTCAAACCCATCACTGTTAGAAACACGCAGTGCTACCATCAGGGCTGTACTGGTAGAGACGGGGCTGTACTGGTAGAGACGGGGCTGTACTGGTAGTGACAGGCTGTACTGGTAGAGACGGGGCTGTACTGGTAGTGACAGGCTGTACTGGTAGTGACGGGGCTGTACTGGTAGAGACAGGGCGGTACTGGGGCTCACCTCTCTGGGGGACCTGCTGCCAGCGGTAGTCccagttctgctgggtgacggCCAGGCGCGAGGCGGCCAGCCCCTCCTTGGGAGAGAACTTCCTGACGTCCCACAGCTTGATGGACTGGTCCTTGGAGTTACTGATCAGGTAGCGAGCGTCGCCCTGCCCCCAGAGAGACAGCAGCGTTCAGAGAGACAGTACAGTTCAGAGACAGTACCGTTCAGAGAGACAGTACCCCAGCGTTCAGAGAGACAGTACTGTTCAGAGAGACAGTACCTCAGCGTTCAGAGAGACAGTACTGTTCAGAGAGACAGTACCTCAGCGTTCAGAGAGACAGTACAGTTCAGAGAGACAGTACCGTTCAGAGAGAGTATCCCAGCATTTAGAGAGACAGTACCGATCAGAGAGACAGTACCGATCAGAGAGACAGTACCGATCAGAGAGACAGTACCGATCAGAGAGACAGTACCCCAGCGTTCAGAGACTGTACCGTTCAGAGAGACAGTACCCCACCgttcagagagacagaaacagcccCCTCTCTATGACCTCTTGATATTAGGAGAATCACATCAACAGAACCCCAGCCTCAAAGATGTTCTAACGCTGGGCTCCAGCTCTACAGTAATGAAGTGCAGCCCTCAGCTGGAGGTGAGACACATTGATAACGCCAGacggccctcctcctctcctccacccccttcctcctcctccatctccccctccccctcctccagcacctcgaaccccaccctccttcaccttctcctcccttctccccctcctctcccctccccctcctccctcatccccctcctcaccttgcTGTCGATGAAGGTGACTCCGTCGCGGTGTCCGGCCAGCTGTCCCACGGGCTGCGGCCGGTCCTCCCTCAGCGTCCGTCTGTCCCACACCTTGCACAGGGCGTCGTCGCTGCCCGAGAACAGCAGCTGGGAGGAGCTGTCGGCGAACGCCACAGCGTTCACGTCGTCCTCGTGGGCGTCgatctggggaggggggagggtcatTGGAGTTCCACGTTTAaatgcgcgcgcgtgcgtgtgtgtgtgttggaccaTATGAGGACAGAACAGACCCCAGATAAGGACGAACACAGcacaaagaaaaagggtgtgcgtgcgtgtgggagaaGGCAGAGACCAGGCagagaccccacacacacagacacacacacacacacacacaatgtcggGACCTGTGATGACATACCTTGAGCGTTCTCTTGTTCTGCTCCCGATCGAACACGTACAGACAGCCGTCATTGGCCCTGCGGATGGAGCAGAGCGTACACGTGTCAGGGGGTGCTTGTGTCTCGGTGTGCTTAGCCTCTAAAACCACCTCCAGCCCGTCTCCCGATCCCTCATTTCCATCCCAGTCGCCATCCCAACGCTACACATATTGTCCACTTCTGTTTCTACTACGTAGCCTGACGTCAACAGACCCACGTGGAAATCAGTCCTCACGTATCACGGAGATTGACctgcaaccaatcagaacaacgGAAcgttgttctgattggttacaGGTCAATCAATTGGTCAATCAATTGGTTACAGGTCAATCAATTGGTGATTGGGAgccagcggcagccatcttggttgtttatgaaGATGCCTCGTCGGACATGGTGTTAAACCCGCCCCATTTCAGATAAATGATTGTGATTGGCCAGGCCAGGTCTGATAGAAATGGGTCTGAACATGGAAGGACCTGAGCTGGCGGATTAGTCTGGTTCAAGGTCGGGCGTGTTCCAAACCACATCCTCATCTTCTGACGACACATCGTTTGATCCCGGACTAACTCTACTCACCCTCCTAAGATCTCCTTTCCGTCCGTCGACGCggccagggagaacacgcagaACCTCCGCTCGTCCGGACtgcggaacacacacacacacacacacacacaaacacagagacacacac
Proteins encoded in this region:
- the LOC115537356 gene encoding fat storage-inducing transmembrane protein 1-like, whose protein sequence is MKAVSSSNDGSWPDVNLGKLYKVASEVALPARFLGRILNAGLVLFTNLLAAVVGSGPAGHFHLPLNALVLFGPLLSLWTSSYSIFANRNHFLYRKFLVSAWGWTFCVAGSFVVLLSYSARRSALLSLRHLARLALTGLLWWGTGRLVCLLEDAAGTCFQPVAAAAAGGGSDLAGQPLLLLQEAQSKASCLRAGQVWRGYEVSQDTLTLCLCCLLLVEEMAAFGPHVLRAEAPTGPPAGAPLRILFLLCVFLLTLWLFLLLCLLAYFPQFPAQQLGGAIAYLGWRGLYQGWYRLKPSWFCPGPPGVGLD